The window GCGTCGCGGCGCTCCTCGTCGTGGCAGGGCTGTTCTACTGGCAGGTTTACTCGCTGGCCAGGGCCATCACCGTTCGCGATGTGCGCAACAACCCGCCCATCGCCACGCCGCTCTTCGGCGCCAATGTGCTGATTATCGGCGTAGACGAGCGTGCCGGCTACCCTCAGGAAGGGGTGCGCGGCGACACGCTGTTGCTCGCCCGCCTCGATGCAGGCAGGCGCTGGGTGTCGCTGCTCTCGATCCCCCGCGATGCCCAGGTCGAGGTGGAGGGCGTTGGGGTCGCCAAGATCAATGTCGCCTATGGCCAGGGCCACGCCCGGGCGGCGGAACGCTACGGCTCTGGCGTGACGCCGCAGGAAGGCGGTATGGCCCTGGCAGCCGCCACAGTGGAGGATTTCCTCGACCTGCGCGAGCGCGGCGGGCGCGTGGATTTCATCGCCGCGGTGAACTTCGCCGGCTTCGAGGGCATCATTGACGCCCTGGGCGGGGTCACCATTGACGTGCCGCGTTACATTCTCGACGAGGAGTATCCAACGGACGACTTTGGCGTCATGCGGGTCGAGTTTCAACCCGGACCGCAACGCATGGACGGCAGGACGGCCCTGATCTACGCCCGCACCCGTCACGCCGATAGCGATTTTGGGCGGGCGCAGCGACAGCAGCAGGTAGTGCGGGCGGTGCTTGAAGAAGTGCGGAGCAGGGGCTGGGCAGGCCGCGTCCTGGTCCTGCCCGGCTTGCTCCGCGCCCTGAGCGGCCAGGAAGGGGCGACGCCGCCGGTGGTGACCACCCTGCCGGTGGACCGCCTCGACGTGCTCCTCAGCCTGATGATCCTGGCCGGCGGGCTGGACCCTGAGACGCTGGGGCAGTATCAGCTCGGGCCGGAGCAGATCGAGTACGAAAACGGGAGCAACCTGGTCTTTGAACCGGCGGCGGTGCAGGCGGTGCTTGACCGGTGGCAAAGCCCGCCGAGCGAGGCCGCCGAGCGCGCCGTTGTGCAGGTCTTCAACGGCACCGATGTGCCGGGCCTGGCCCGCAGCGTCAGCCTGGATCTCGAACGGGCGGGGTTCACGGTGCTTGTGCCTGACAATGCGCCTTTTATGGTGGAGCGGACGGTGGTGTACAACCCCTCCGATAACCCGGCCACGAGCCGTCGGGTGGCGCGCACGCTGGGCGCCGAACTGGTGAACGGCCCGCCACCCGCAGGGCTGGCGAGCGAAGCCCAGGTAGTGGTCATCCTCGGCCCCGACGCGGCCAGATGAGGCGCCGAAGCATCAGCGCCACCAGGCGATTTCGAAGGGCCCCACGTCCTTAAGAATCGCGCGGGCGGCCTCCTCGGTCTGCATGTCGAACACCGGCACCAGCACCTGCGGGCGCGAGATCCCCTTGCCCTCGGCGGCGGCGCGCTCGGCGGCGTCGGCAAGCAAGCGCGCAGCGATAACCCCCGCCAGCAGGCCGGCCACCAGGCCGATCACCAACCCCGCGATGGCCCAGGTCAGCGCCCAGATGATCACGCCGGGCAGGTCTTCCAGCATGGCCATATTACGGATCTCGGTGAACCCCATCGAGACGAAGCCCAGAAAGCCCAGCGCCGCCGCGCCTGTGGCCGCCCCGCCAATCGTTGAGCCGAGGATGACGCGGTTCTTAAAACTCTCCACCGTCTCGCCAAGGCCGAGGAACGAACTGGGACCGGGAGCGCTGGCGCCGACGGTCACACCACGAAAACCACTGGCCTGCAAGGTCGCAGCCGCCTGCGCCGCGTCGCGGGGGTCGGTAAAGGTTGCCACCAGGGTTGCCATCGCGCAGATCCTTTCAATCTACCACAAGGAGCGTCACTGCTATTGTACTACAACAGGTTCCAGGCGGCGTTGCCGCTACGAACGGCTTCAGCGCCGAGAGGGCGGAGCGGCGCAGAGGATTGTGCCAGTCTCTGCGTTCTCTCGGTAAAATCAATCCCCGGCGCTGGAATCTGGAAACAGGATAAGCCTGGAGCTGCGCCGCCCACATGACGCGGTTCGACAGCGACCAGGGCCTGTGCTACAATCAAGAACCGTGGTGCCGTCAAGCGCAAATGGAGGACCCCATGCGGATCGAGCATAATCTGGGCATGGACCTGGTGCGTGCCACAGAGGCCGCGGCGCTGCGTAGCGGCCGCTGGATGGGACGCGGCGACAAGAACCGCGCCGATCAGGCCGCCGTTGATGCGATGCGCTTCGCGCTCGACAGCGTACCGATGAACGGCGTGGTGGTGATCGGCGAGGGAGAAAAAGACGAAGCGCCAATGCTCTATATTGGCGAACGGGTGGGCAGCGGCGAAGGTCCCGAAATGGACGTTGCCGTAGATCCGGTTGAAGGCACGACGCTGCTGGCCGAAGGCATGCCCGGCGCCATCGCCATCGTGGCCATTGCCGAACGCGGATCGTTCTACAACTGGCAGGGCATCGCCTACATGGACAAGCTGGCCGTCGGCGAGCGCGCCAGGGGCGTGATTGACATTAACGCGCCGGTGGCCTACAACGTGCGCGCCGTCGCCCGCACCCTCGGCAAGCAACTGGAAGATGTGACCGTGGTGGTGCTGGATCGCCCCCGCCACAAGGAGTTGATCCGCGAGATCCGCGAGACGGGAGCGCGGATAAAACTGATCCTGCACGGCGACGTCAGCGCCGGGATCATGACTGCTATCGAGAATCCGCCAGCCGACATCCTCATGGGCATCGGCGGCGCGCCCGAGGCGGTGATCACCGCGGCGGCGCTCAAATGCCTGGGGGGCGAGATCCAGTGCAAGATCTGGCCTCGCAACGACGAGGAGCGCGCCAGGGTCGCCGAACTGGGTCTTGACATCAACAAGGTCTACACGACCAATGACCTGGTCAAAGGCGAGAATGTCTATGTCGCCGCGACTGGCATTACCCCTGGCGAGTTCCTGCGGGGCACGGAGTACTTCGGCGGCGGCGCCCGCACCCACAGTGTGGTGATGCGCTCCCGCTCCGGCACGGTGCGCTACATTGACGCTACCCATCGCTGGGATAAGCTCATGCGCATCTCGAATATGCCGTATGCCTGATGGGTGTGCGCGTTGAGACTGGCGCGCCGCGCTGGCTGAACCCGGCCCGATCATCCGGGGTCGTCGCGGCGCTCGCGCTCGCGCTCGGCGGGATCGTGGGCGGAGCGGCCGCGTTAGGGCCGCTCTACGCCCTGGCCGGTATCGTCGCCGTGCTGGCCGGCTATGCGCTGCTCGTGTCCACCTCGGCCGGCCTGCTTGCCGTATTCGCTGTCAGCGCCATTCTGCCATTCGCCACGCTGCCCTTCAAGGCGATTATCACCCCTAACTTTCTGACCCTGGCCCTCCTCGCCCTGCTCGGTGTGTGGGTGCTGCGCATGCTGGCCCACCCCGCCGAGTTTGAATTGCGGCTCAGCCCCCTGGGGTTGCCCATCCTGGCCTTCCTCGGCCTGACCTTCTTCTCGCTCTACCTGGGCGCCCGCGGCCTGCCCGACCCGGCGACGCTGCATAACTACGCCAAGTACGTGCTGGGCGTGCTGCTCTACTTCAGCGTGATCAACTGCGTGCGCACCCGCGCCGAGGCGCGCCTGATCCTGCGCGGCCTGATCCTCTGCGGCGGCGTCGCGGCCACGATTGGCCTGATCCTCTGGGCGCTGAACGCTGACCTGACTCTCCGCATCCTGCTCGCTCTCGGCCCGCTCGGCTATCCCACTAGCGGGCGCGTCCTGCGCTTCGTCGAGGACGACCCCGCCGGGCTGGAGCGGGCCATCGGCTTTGCGGTTGACCCGAACAGCTTCGGCGGGATGCTGGCCCTGGTGCTGGCCCTGGCCGCGGCGCAACTGGTAGCCAATCAACCGGTGATGCGCCGCTGGATGCTGGGCGCCCTCGTCGCCGTGATGCTCCTGACCCTGCTACTGACCTTCTCGCGGGCGGCGCTGCTCGGGCTGATTATCGCCGCGGCCTACCTGGCCACCCTGCGCTATCGCCGCCTGTGGTGGGTGATGGTCGTCGCCACGCTGCTGGGGGCCGCGCTGCTCTTCGGCCTGGGATACGCCGGGGCCTTCATCGAGCGGTTGATCAGCGGCTTGCAGTTCCGCGACCAGGCCCAGCAGATGCGCCTGGCCGAGTTTCGCAACGCCATCGCCATTATCCAGCGCTACCCCTTCTTCGGCATCGGCTTTGGCCAGGCCCCCGATCTGGATCTGACCGCCGGGGTCAGCAGCATCTACCTGGCGATTGCCCAGCGCATGGGCCTGGTGGGCCTGGCGGCGTTTCTCGGCATCGTCGCAGCCTGGTTCATCAGCACCATCGGCAGCCTGCCCGCCCTGGATGATGAACGGGTCAACTGGCTGCTCGGCTGCCAGGCCGCTGTAGTCGCCGCTCTGGCCGTCGGTCTGGCCGACCACTACTTCTTCAACATCGAGTTCAGCCATATGAGCGCCCTGCTCTGGGGAACGCTGGGGTTGGGGATGGCGATTGCGGCCCTGCCGGGGCCTGAAGAGCATAGAGAAAGCCGCCACGTCTCCTTTGCCCTGCGACACCGAGAATAGCGATACTCCCTTACGCGGTCCGGCGAGGCGTTGTTCATTGGCGTTGGCGGCTATGCCGCCAACATCAACGAACAAGTTGAAACTGGCCCCGAAGACGTTGGACCAGCCCGGGGCCACGCCCGTCCCCTCTCATTCGCCACTTCAGGTATGCTATAATCCTGACGCTGTTCCACGCCCTCCCAGGAGAGGCGCGCTGCGCGCCAATGCCTCTGCGCCGGAAGAGCCTCGTTCCGCTGGCGCAGGTTTTCCTGTCGCGGCAGAGGAGTTACGCCAATGAAACTGACCTGTCTGCAAGAGAACCTGAAGCGCGGCCTCGCCACCGTCGGCCATGCTGTGGCGGGCAAGAGCACGCTGCCCATCCTCGCGAACGTGCTGCTGGCCACCGATGGTGGCCGGCTCAAGCTCGCCGCGACCAACCTGGAGATTGGCATCACCCACTGGATCGGGGCCCAGGTGCAGGAGGAGGGGGCGATCACGGCGCCAGCCAGGCTCCTCGCCGATGTCGTGGGCGGCCTGCCAAACGATCGCGTGACGCTGACCCTCGACGCGCGCACCCAGACCCTGCGGGTGGAGTGCGGGCGCTTTGTCAATAACATTAAAGGCGCCGATGCCGATGATTTCCCCACCATCCCTTCGATTGCCGATCGCGAGGCGACGACCAGCCTGCCCGCCGATGTGCTGCGCCAGGCCATCGAGCAGGTGGCCTTCGCCGCTGCGACCGACGAATCGCGCCCGGTGCTGGTGGGCGTCCTGGTGCGCCTCCGCGAGCAAACGATGTTCATGGCCGCCGCCGACGGCTTCCGGCTCGCTACCCGGCAGGTTCCGCTCGCCGAGCCGGTCAGCAAGGCGGTGGAGTTTATCGTGCCAGCCCGCGCCCTGCTGGAGCTGGCGCGCATCGCCGGAGAAACCGAGGGCGATGTGGGGATGATTGTGACGCCTGGCGGCGGCCAGGCGCTCTTCCATACCCCGACGACCGAGTTCGTGTCCAGTCTGATTGACGGCAAGTTCCCGGATATTGAGCGCGTGATCCCCCAGCAGTACGCCACTCGCGTCGTGGTGGACACGGCGGAGCTGGCCAAGGCGGTCAAACTGGCCTCGTACTTCGCAACCGCCAGCCAGAATGCGATCAAGCTGACGATGGAACCGGGCGGCGAACTCGGTCCCGGGCGCCTGGTGATCAGCGCCAACGCCGCCGACGTGGGCGACAACCGGGGCGAACTCGATTGCACGGTGCAGGGCGCGGGCGGGCAGATCGCTCTGAATGTGCGTTATCTCAGTGATTTGCTGGGGGTGGTCAAAACCGCGCAACTGGCGATCGAAACGCAGTCGCCGCAAAGCCCTGGCGTGTTCAAGCCGGTGGGCCAGGAGGGGTATCTGCACATTATTATGCCCATGAGTATTCGTTGAGGTGCACGTTCACCGCAATGGGATGAAAACGATGCTTCCAGGAAGGCGCAGTTCTCCCGGCCCCACCGCCGGGCGGGCGATAGCGAAACCTGGTTTTCCTGCATTCGCCTTGTAGAACATGACGCGATCGGCTATAATGAGCAGAGCCGAAGCAGCGTACATCCGTTTCATGTGCTTCATGTGCTGCGGCTCTCCGTGTGTCTGATCGCGCCTCGTCGGGTTGATCACAGGAACGCCGGTCGTGAGTGTAACCTCGATTGTCCTTGTACATTCCCACGCGCTGTTCCGCGAAGGCTTGCGGCAACACCTCCTGGCTCACCCGGAGTTTCGGATCGTGGGTGAGGCGAGCAATGGGCAGCAGGCAATCCAGATGGTTGACTACGGCGATCCTGATATTGTTCTGATGGAAGTGGATCTGCCCGGCGTCAACGGCCTGGAGGTTTCACGGGCCATTAAACGCGCGCATCCACACATCGGGATCATCCTGTTCAGCTCGGATATGGACGGCGACCACGTGGTCAAGGCCATTCGCGCGGGGGTGGCGGCCTATCTGCCGCGCAACGTTGATTGGGCCGCCCTGCTCGCCGCCTTGCAGGAGGTGCGCCGCGGCGGCTATCCAATCAACGACCTGGTGCTCTCTCTGCCTGAAGTGGCCACCGAGGTGCTGGCCGCCTTCCGGCAGATGGTCGCCGACGAGGACATTCAGAGCGTCTATTCGCCCCTCTCGCCGCGTGAACTCGAGGTGCTCGAACTGGTGGCGGCTGGCCGCACCAATAAAGAGATCGCTCAGCAACTGGATATCAGCAACCAGACGGTAAAGAACCACGTGTCGTCAATTTTGCGCAAACTGGCCGTGAACGACCGTACCCAGGCCGTCGTCTACGCCATGCGCCGCGGCTGGATCAAAGTGGCGCTGCCCGGCGAGTGAGCGCGCTTGCGGCTCTCTCTGGGCGGACGCGCGCCGCCCGATACCCCCCGCGCCCTGCCTGGATGAGGCGCCGCCAGGGGGAAAAGGCTACCGACCCGTGAAGCCGTTTTCGCAGAGACTCTCTCCCACCCTGCTCGTTCTCCCGCTCGTCCTGCTCCTTGTCCTCTCCGCCTGTGATCTGACCACCGTCGGCGAGACCGAGCAGATCGCCAATATTGAGACCATCCGCGCCGGTACGCCTTCGCCTACTGCTACGCCGACGCCGACCCTGACGCCTACCTCCACCGCCACGGCAACCCCGACTGTTGGCCCCACGGCAACACCCACGCCTACGCCGCTGCCCCCCACGCCTACTCCGAACCCGGCCCTGATCGGGTTCAGCTTCTGCAACCAGCGCGTTGGCACGCTTGATGGGCGCTTCTCCGCGCGCCTGCTCGCCGCCGATGCCAGTGGTACGCCTGCCTTTGAACAGATCGTGTTGCGCTTTGAACTGGCGCCGGGATCGGCGCCTCTCGGAGCCGAGGCGCGCTGCGCTCCGGCGGGTGATCTGGACGCGACCCTTGCGGTTAACCTGGACGGCGCCTATGCCCTGCGGGTGCGTCTCCCCGGCTGGCTCCGCGATGACGCCTTCCGCTCCTCGCCCGTTTCCTCGACCCTGACCTTTAGCGGCACCCGCGTGCTTACCGGCGCGCGCCTGGTTCCTGCTGCCGACCCCGACGCTGGCGTTGAGCTGCTGATTGGCCTTGCCGAACCTCTGCCGTTTCGCCTGACCCTTGAGCGGAATCCTTCCCGCCTGACGCTGGCGGTCGCCCGCACCTCGCCGATCGTCGCCGCCAGCAACCAGTTGCGAGCGCCAACCCAGGGCGGCCCGCCCGTCCTTGATGGCCCCGCCTTCATCCTCTTCGACGGCGATATCTGGCGCGTCGAGGCGGGGCTGCGGGACGCTGGCACGGGCCTGACCCCCGTCGCCGCGGGGGCGACCAATCTGACCGCTTCGCCGGAAACCGAGACTGCCCTGGCCGTCAGCCCCGATGGCAAGCGGGTGGCTTTCTGTCGCTCCGTGCCCGGCCTCGACCCGGCCGACGTCGATCTGCCCGTTCCCGGCGCGCTCTGGATAATGAACGCCGATGGCTCCAACGCGCGTCTTCTGGCCCAGGTGGGCGTCGGTTGCGCCGACCCGGCCTTCAGCCCCGATGGCGCCCGCGTCGCCTTCGCGGTTGATGAGACCGGCGTCGCGCCGATCCAGCGCACGCTCTACGCCGTGCCGCTCGAAGGCGGACGGCCACAGCGCCTGATAGAGGGCAATGATGAGTGGAGTCGCTTCGCGCCCCAGTGGCTCGAAGGAGGGGCGCTGGTCTTCGCCGCCAGGGCGCAGGATGGGCGCAGCACCCTCTTTTTGCGCAATCCGCGCGGGGAGATCAGTGACGTGGGCGCCAGGGTGATGGTGAACGACAATGGCGATGCAATCTACCGCGCCCTGGGCCGGCCCCTCGCCGCGCCCGACGGCAGTCGCTTCGCCGTCGAGGCTCTGCGCACCGATGGCCTGGGAGCGGATCTGGTCGTGTTTGACGCCAGCGGCGGCATCCTTGAGGTGATCGGGACCGCCAGGGAGGTGCTCCCAACGCCCACTCCTACACCAACCTCATCGCCGACCCCAACAACCGCCGCTACCGGCGAACCGGCGATCACCCCAGGAGCTGCCGGCAGCCCCACCGCGCCCGCTGCCACGGGCAGTCCGGCGGCTGCCGCCACCCCTGCCGCGCGCGCCGCTGCCGGCAGCCCCACCGCGCCCGCTGCCAG of the Chloroflexaceae bacterium genome contains:
- a CDS encoding LCP family protein, which translates into the protein MKQPPRTRPLREGSEAYTDQTVALPHRGSPGRRAAPRRRSAFWGRVRLALLIGVAALLVVAGLFYWQVYSLARAITVRDVRNNPPIATPLFGANVLIIGVDERAGYPQEGVRGDTLLLARLDAGRRWVSLLSIPRDAQVEVEGVGVAKINVAYGQGHARAAERYGSGVTPQEGGMALAAATVEDFLDLRERGGRVDFIAAVNFAGFEGIIDALGGVTIDVPRYILDEEYPTDDFGVMRVEFQPGPQRMDGRTALIYARTRHADSDFGRAQRQQQVVRAVLEEVRSRGWAGRVLVLPGLLRALSGQEGATPPVVTTLPVDRLDVLLSLMILAGGLDPETLGQYQLGPEQIEYENGSNLVFEPAAVQAVLDRWQSPPSEAAERAVVQVFNGTDVPGLARSVSLDLERAGFTVLVPDNAPFMVERTVVYNPSDNPATSRRVARTLGAELVNGPPPAGLASEAQVVVILGPDAAR
- the glpX gene encoding class II fructose-bisphosphatase, which produces MRIEHNLGMDLVRATEAAALRSGRWMGRGDKNRADQAAVDAMRFALDSVPMNGVVVIGEGEKDEAPMLYIGERVGSGEGPEMDVAVDPVEGTTLLAEGMPGAIAIVAIAERGSFYNWQGIAYMDKLAVGERARGVIDINAPVAYNVRAVARTLGKQLEDVTVVVLDRPRHKELIREIRETGARIKLILHGDVSAGIMTAIENPPADILMGIGGAPEAVITAAALKCLGGEIQCKIWPRNDEERARVAELGLDINKVYTTNDLVKGENVYVAATGITPGEFLRGTEYFGGGARTHSVVMRSRSGTVRYIDATHRWDKLMRISNMPYA
- a CDS encoding O-antigen ligase family protein: MRVETGAPRWLNPARSSGVVAALALALGGIVGGAAALGPLYALAGIVAVLAGYALLVSTSAGLLAVFAVSAILPFATLPFKAIITPNFLTLALLALLGVWVLRMLAHPAEFELRLSPLGLPILAFLGLTFFSLYLGARGLPDPATLHNYAKYVLGVLLYFSVINCVRTRAEARLILRGLILCGGVAATIGLILWALNADLTLRILLALGPLGYPTSGRVLRFVEDDPAGLERAIGFAVDPNSFGGMLALVLALAAAQLVANQPVMRRWMLGALVAVMLLTLLLTFSRAALLGLIIAAAYLATLRYRRLWWVMVVATLLGAALLFGLGYAGAFIERLISGLQFRDQAQQMRLAEFRNAIAIIQRYPFFGIGFGQAPDLDLTAGVSSIYLAIAQRMGLVGLAAFLGIVAAWFISTIGSLPALDDERVNWLLGCQAAVVAALAVGLADHYFFNIEFSHMSALLWGTLGLGMAIAALPGPEEHRESRHVSFALRHRE
- the dnaN gene encoding DNA polymerase III subunit beta, producing the protein MKLTCLQENLKRGLATVGHAVAGKSTLPILANVLLATDGGRLKLAATNLEIGITHWIGAQVQEEGAITAPARLLADVVGGLPNDRVTLTLDARTQTLRVECGRFVNNIKGADADDFPTIPSIADREATTSLPADVLRQAIEQVAFAAATDESRPVLVGVLVRLREQTMFMAAADGFRLATRQVPLAEPVSKAVEFIVPARALLELARIAGETEGDVGMIVTPGGGQALFHTPTTEFVSSLIDGKFPDIERVIPQQYATRVVVDTAELAKAVKLASYFATASQNAIKLTMEPGGELGPGRLVISANAADVGDNRGELDCTVQGAGGQIALNVRYLSDLLGVVKTAQLAIETQSPQSPGVFKPVGQEGYLHIIMPMSIR
- a CDS encoding response regulator transcription factor, whose protein sequence is MSVTSIVLVHSHALFREGLRQHLLAHPEFRIVGEASNGQQAIQMVDYGDPDIVLMEVDLPGVNGLEVSRAIKRAHPHIGIILFSSDMDGDHVVKAIRAGVAAYLPRNVDWAALLAALQEVRRGGYPINDLVLSLPEVATEVLAAFRQMVADEDIQSVYSPLSPRELEVLELVAAGRTNKEIAQQLDISNQTVKNHVSSILRKLAVNDRTQAVVYAMRRGWIKVALPGE